In Methanosarcina siciliae T4/M, one genomic interval encodes:
- a CDS encoding YunC family protein — protein sequence MLIEQISLENGCALGLRFEMQKYPLLVIRAEKGFLMCGYLNVSAAETLGDAAAKVKGVQSFEDMLKAPVVEITKFAGELGIEIGMTGRETLEKMF from the coding sequence ATGCTCATTGAACAGATCTCACTTGAAAACGGATGCGCACTTGGCCTCCGGTTTGAAATGCAGAAGTATCCTCTGCTGGTCATAAGGGCAGAGAAAGGTTTTCTGATGTGCGGATATCTTAATGTCAGTGCCGCAGAGACCCTCGGAGATGCGGCAGCAAAAGTGAAAGGTGTGCAGAGTTTCGAAGATATGCTCAAAGCCCCTGTTGTCGAGATAACGAAGTTTGCCGGAGAACTTGGAATTGAGATAGGAATGACTGGAAGGGAAACACTTGAAAAGATGTTTTAA
- the map gene encoding type II methionyl aminopeptidase yields the protein MTDNVYNKEDITEKYREAGRILKIVRAEAADMIRVGNSLLEVAEFVEKKTIELGGKPAFPCNISRNQEAAHATPKAGDQDVFGNDMVKLDLGVHVDGYIADSAITVDLSGNSDIVKASEGALAAAIDLMKPGISTGEVGAAIEEKIRSYGLNPITNLTGHGLSQYEAHDNPSVPNKHVEGGVILKEGDVLAIEPFATNGTGLVHDGSWAEIYSLIKKKPVRLPAVRNVLKQVEAYRELPFAKRWIESDKLDFSLIQLEKAGILHSYPVLVESAGGLVAQTEHTVIITRDGCEVTTK from the coding sequence ATGACAGATAACGTATACAACAAAGAAGATATCACTGAAAAGTACAGAGAGGCCGGCAGGATCCTGAAGATTGTCAGGGCCGAGGCCGCAGACATGATAAGAGTCGGAAACAGCCTGCTCGAAGTTGCTGAATTTGTTGAAAAGAAAACCATAGAACTCGGAGGCAAACCTGCCTTCCCCTGCAATATCTCAAGAAACCAGGAAGCTGCCCACGCAACTCCTAAGGCAGGAGACCAGGACGTCTTCGGAAACGATATGGTAAAGCTGGACCTCGGAGTCCACGTTGACGGATACATAGCAGACTCGGCAATAACCGTGGACCTTTCGGGCAATTCAGATATCGTAAAAGCATCGGAAGGAGCCCTTGCAGCAGCTATTGACCTTATGAAACCGGGAATCAGCACAGGAGAGGTCGGGGCTGCAATAGAAGAGAAGATCCGCAGCTATGGCTTAAATCCCATTACAAACCTCACAGGCCATGGGCTTTCCCAGTATGAGGCCCATGATAATCCCTCGGTGCCCAACAAACATGTAGAGGGGGGAGTTATCCTGAAGGAAGGAGACGTTCTTGCAATCGAACCCTTTGCAACTAACGGAACGGGCCTTGTGCACGATGGAAGCTGGGCAGAGATCTACAGCCTTATAAAGAAAAAACCTGTCCGCCTCCCAGCAGTCAGAAACGTCCTGAAACAGGTAGAAGCGTACAGGGAACTCCCCTTTGCAAAGCGCTGGATCGAGTCGGACAAACTTGATTTTTCATTGATCCAGCTTGAAAAAGCCGGAATTCTCCACTCTTATCCTGTACTTGTTGAAAGTGCCGGAGGGCTTGTGGCCCAGACAGAACATACGGTAATAATAACCCGGGACGGGTGTGAAGTTACGACAAAATAA